In Aphelocoma coerulescens isolate FSJ_1873_10779 chromosome 13, UR_Acoe_1.0, whole genome shotgun sequence, the following are encoded in one genomic region:
- the LOC138118393 gene encoding interleukin-9-like, whose amino-acid sequence MNASMLSYILLSCLLLSVQAEYCGVREIIRYTEHLLGNSPVSCPCRQAAVRSCSCLPIPESGHELACFVNGTKHLLENNESSNPVITRLYWTFQALLDRKLCKRMAHGDQCQYKTKGNVTEFLETILTTYQKINKSDA is encoded by the exons ATGAATGCCAGCATGCTGTCATACATACTCCTCTCTTGTCTGCTGCTCTCTGTGCAAGCAGAGTATTGTGGTGTCCGGGAAATTATCCGCTATACAGAGCACCTGCTT GGCAATAGTCCTGTGAGTTGCCCATGTAGGCAGGCTGCTGTCAGA tcaTGTTCGTGTCTCCCCATCCCTGAA AGTGGCCATGAACTGGCATGCTTTGTGAATGGAACCAAACACCTGCTGGAAAACAATGAATCTTCCAATCCAGTAATTACAAGGCTTTACTGGACCTTCCAGGCTCTACTGGATAGAAAACTCTGTAAA AGAATGGCACATGGTGATCAATGCCAGTACAAGACCAAGGGAAATGTGACAGAATTTCTGGAAACAATCCTGACAACCTatcaaaaaattaataaatccgATGcttaa